A window of the Pecten maximus chromosome 19, xPecMax1.1, whole genome shotgun sequence genome harbors these coding sequences:
- the LOC117317498 gene encoding tripartite motif-containing protein 3-like, which translates to MATLASQKCFRTKGQTTCGHHKRRTLEFYCEKCQELVCPKCFSSIHKGHLVCELSEITFQKKQDIKNFIDRIELKDLIQIGKCTTSTDTILEENNSNFEKLSQELIIQTEKLKQDLDMLTAKTLSIYHKMREDNAKIIQKYKEDLEMYDKQLKQQIQECKTVLQRGSHIEIYDTECEIDTLIHLPVQPVLGTASFTPNKHPQHHLELTLGEVIISSQILTLTDQCRSLSTSDDKGQSSTGQRPEGKKAMTRNKLLSETKVVEEWESPCYISSICPTTDGQAWTSKYSNKLTLLDRKGKVIQKVTHKVEVKDISLSPTIHRLWVCDKENNILELVTGRLCLGTRARLTRRFRTNEEPRCICVTASNHVIVGDGQTHFQIYHTRSDGAHYNG; encoded by the coding sequence ATGGCAACATTGGCAAGTCAAAAATGTTTCCGCACGAAAGGTCAGACAACCTGTGGTCACCACAAAAGGAGAACACTtgaattttattgtgaaaaatgTCAGGAACTGGTTTGTCCTAAATGTTTTTCTTCCATTCACAAAGGCCATCTTGTTTGTGAGCTCAGTGAAATCACATTCCAGAAGAAGCAAGATATCAAGAACTTTATTGACAGAATAGAACTAAAAGACCTGATACAAATTGGGAAATGCACCACCTCTACTGATACAATCCTTGAGGAAAATAACAGCAATTTTGAGAAGCTTTCCCAAGAACTGATAATACAGACggaaaaattaaaacaagacCTTGACATGCTTACAGCAAAGACACTCtctatttatcataaaatgaGAGAGGACAATGCCAAgattatacaaaaatacaaagaGGACCTGGAGATGTACGACAAGCAactcaaacaacaaatacaggAATGTAAGACAGTACTCCAGCGTGGCTCTCACATAGAAATCTACGATACAGAATGTGAAATAGATACCCTAATACATCTTCCTGTTCAACCTGTTTTAGGAACTGCCAGCTTCACTCCAAACAAACATCCTCAGCATCACCTTGAACTGACCTTGGGCGAAGTTATCATCTCAAGTCAAATCCTAACATTAACAGACCAGTGTCGGTCACTGTCAACATCAGATGACAAGGGACAATCATCTACAGGACAACGGCCAGAAGGGAAAAAAGCAATGACAAGGAACAAACTACTGTCAGAGACCAAGGTGGTGGAGGAGTGGGAGTCTCCGTGTTACATTAGTTCTATATGCCCCACAACTGATGGACAGGCCTGGACCAGTAAGTACAGTAACAAATTAACTCTACTGGACAGGAAGGGCAAAGTAATACAGAAGGTCACACACAAGGTTGAGGTCAAGGACATCAGTCTGTCACCCACAATACACAGACTGTGGGTCTGtgacaaagaaaacaacatacTGGAGCTTGTAACAGGACGACTATGTCTAGGAACACGAGCTCGACTAACACGCCGATTCAGAACCAATGAGGAACCCAGGTGTATATGTGTTACAGCCAGTAACCATGTCATTGTCGGGGATGGCCAAACACATTTCCAAATTTACCACACAAGGTCAGATGGTGCTCACTACAATGGCTGA